A part of Arenicella chitinivorans genomic DNA contains:
- a CDS encoding Ppx/GppA phosphatase family protein, whose translation MSSANTNNDEVLDGSALEAESLLIDVSSEAPAGLGEDCYAAVDLGSNSFHLVISRYIHGEFIVLDRQREVVRLAAGLDDDGVLTEEAAERALGCLSRFGQLLRHIPRNNLRAVGTNALRRLRDKKGFLERAESALGHSIEIIAGREEARLIYLGVSKWSAYGDESRLVIDIGGGSTEIIAGKGQAALCRESLEVGCVVLSKQFFADGKLSNKRFKQATLAAELAIQPVVEQFRLQGWSQIIGCSGTMKSMAEAVIQGGYSKDRLNRDGLLKLRDHAISAGHVDTLDLPGVSTDRLPVFGGGLAILLALFELFDIHEMQVSDIALREGVLYDLVGRRSAEDIRDVTVAAMLIRWSVDAEHAGRVRDTAFELYDQVAADWDIRQSLFRSALGWASELHEVGLQISHDRYHKHGAYLLENADLAGFARRDQLLLAALVVGHRRKFPIQTFEALPSTLVTPAKRVAVLLRLAVLLHRGRGSYVPKHIGISVEAEQVKLTFEPKWLANNPLTEADLKQERSWLKTIGLKLVFQ comes from the coding sequence TTGTCATCCGCGAACACCAATAATGATGAAGTTTTGGATGGTTCGGCATTGGAGGCCGAGTCACTACTAATCGACGTATCGAGTGAGGCTCCCGCTGGACTGGGTGAGGACTGTTACGCAGCGGTTGATCTGGGGTCGAATAGTTTTCATCTGGTAATTTCGCGCTACATTCATGGCGAGTTCATCGTGCTTGACCGGCAGCGCGAGGTAGTGCGTCTCGCTGCGGGATTGGATGACGACGGCGTGTTAACAGAGGAGGCAGCGGAGCGTGCACTGGGCTGTTTATCACGTTTTGGTCAGTTGCTGCGACACATACCTCGGAACAATCTGCGAGCGGTCGGAACAAACGCATTGCGTCGTTTGCGCGACAAAAAAGGGTTTCTGGAACGAGCTGAGTCGGCACTCGGTCACAGCATTGAGATTATCGCGGGTCGAGAAGAAGCGCGCTTGATCTATCTCGGCGTGTCGAAATGGTCCGCATATGGAGATGAGTCTCGACTTGTCATTGATATTGGTGGCGGCAGTACCGAAATTATTGCCGGCAAAGGTCAGGCCGCATTATGTCGCGAGAGTCTGGAAGTTGGTTGCGTGGTGCTGAGTAAGCAGTTTTTTGCCGACGGCAAGCTGAGCAACAAGCGATTTAAGCAGGCCACGCTGGCGGCTGAGCTGGCCATTCAGCCGGTCGTGGAGCAGTTCCGGTTACAGGGCTGGAGCCAAATTATCGGCTGTTCAGGTACCATGAAATCCATGGCTGAGGCCGTCATTCAGGGCGGGTACTCGAAGGATCGCCTAAATCGGGATGGCTTACTTAAGTTGCGTGATCACGCGATTAGTGCGGGACACGTGGATACGCTGGATCTGCCGGGTGTGAGCACTGATCGTCTGCCGGTATTCGGCGGCGGTTTGGCTATTTTATTGGCTTTGTTCGAGCTGTTTGATATCCATGAGATGCAAGTATCGGACATCGCCTTGCGAGAAGGTGTGTTGTACGACCTGGTTGGGCGACGTTCCGCCGAGGATATTCGTGATGTCACGGTGGCCGCCATGTTGATACGGTGGTCGGTCGATGCCGAGCATGCTGGCAGAGTGCGTGATACCGCTTTTGAGCTTTATGATCAAGTGGCTGCTGACTGGGATATACGTCAGTCTTTATTCCGCTCTGCACTTGGGTGGGCTTCAGAATTGCATGAAGTTGGCCTGCAGATTTCACATGATAGGTACCACAAACACGGTGCGTACTTGTTGGAGAATGCGGATTTAGCTGGGTTTGCGCGGCGCGACCAACTGCTGCTGGCAGCGCTGGTGGTCGGGCATCGCCGTAAGTTCCCTATTCAAACTTTTGAAGCCTTACCATCAACGCTGGTAACGCCAGCCAAGCGTGTTGCGGTGCTGTTGCGTCTAGCGGTCTTATTGCATCGAGGTCGCGGTAGTTACGTGCCCAAGCACATTGGCATCAGCGTCGAGGCCGAGCAAGTAAAACTGACGTTTGAGCCTAAGTGGCTGGCCAACAATCCACTTACCGAAGCCGATCTAAAACAAGAACGCAGTTGGCTAAAAACGATTGGTCTTAAGCTGGTGTTTCAGTAG
- a CDS encoding c-type cytochrome: MLNKIYKNTVVTLTFAAAGLSAGTVAAAGDLVRGENLAQTCNGCHAGEGYRNPGPVYNIPKIGGQHADYIVTALKAYRSKERSHGTMQAQAASLSDQDMQDIAAYYAAMDGKSKPALVNAKLAKLGKEKSVTCATCHGATGNGDQPGFPKLAGQYDSYIVQALKDYRAAAQTQGKEGRNNAVMTGFASGLSIDDIEALAAWYASQEGDLSAPQPKLFK; the protein is encoded by the coding sequence ATGTTGAATAAAATCTACAAAAATACAGTTGTAACACTTACTTTCGCAGCGGCTGGGTTGAGCGCTGGCACAGTGGCGGCCGCTGGCGACCTTGTTCGTGGCGAAAATCTAGCGCAGACCTGTAACGGTTGCCACGCCGGTGAAGGCTACCGGAATCCCGGCCCGGTCTACAACATTCCCAAAATAGGCGGACAACACGCTGACTATATCGTTACTGCACTGAAGGCATATCGCTCAAAGGAACGCTCGCATGGCACCATGCAAGCACAAGCTGCCAGCTTATCCGATCAAGACATGCAAGACATTGCAGCGTACTACGCAGCAATGGATGGCAAATCAAAACCGGCGCTGGTTAACGCAAAACTCGCCAAGCTAGGTAAAGAGAAATCCGTCACTTGCGCGACCTGCCACGGCGCCACTGGCAATGGCGACCAACCCGGTTTCCCAAAACTGGCTGGCCAGTATGACAGCTACATTGTGCAAGCATTGAAAGATTATCGGGCCGCCGCGCAGACTCAAGGCAAGGAAGGTCGCAACAACGCCGTAATGACTGGATTTGCAAGTGGTTTGAGCATAGATGATATCGAAGCTCTGGCAGCATGGTACGCCTCTCAGGAAGGCGATTTGTCTGCGCCTCAACCCAAGCTATTCAAGTAA